The Vagococcus penaei genome includes the window GGTAATAGATTCAACACCTAAATCTGCTAAAGTCATTGGTAATCCAATGGAAGCGCAGAAAGCTAAAACAGCGTCTAACTCATTTTTATCTGCATCTTCTAATACTAATTGAGCGATTGTGGCAAATGCTACTTTTTCACCATGTAAGGCGCCATGTGCACCATGTAAAACTGTCATACCATTATGAATTGCATGTGCAGCCGCTAAACCACCACTTTCAAAACCTAAGCCTGACAATAAAATATTTGTTTCAATAATTTTATTAAACGCCTCAGTGACAAGACCAGCATCACAGGCAATTTTTGCTTGAAGGCCATCTTCTTGTAGATATTTCCAACATAAATGTGCCATTTCAAGTGCAGCATATGTACCACTTGCATTAGGTGTTAAACCTTCGCGTGATCCCATTGGTAAACTAGCATTAACACGTGAATATGAATTATGTGTTGCTCTTGCTTCAAAATAAGTTGATAGCGCATCACCCATACCAGCCACTAAGAAACGTGTTGGTGCTTTAGCCACAACTTTAGTATCAACTAAGACAACACTTGGACTTTGTTTAAAATAAGCATAATCATCAAACGATCCATCTGCATGATATAAAACAGCTGAGTGAGATGTTGGTGCATCTTGAGCAGCAATTGTTGGTACGACAATTAAGTTTTCACCCTCAGCAACGACTTTAGATGCATCAATTGCCTTACCTCCACCTAAACCAATCACACAATCTGTTTTTTCTTTTTTAGCTACTTCTTGTAATCGTTTGGTCTCTTCACGTGTTACTTCACCACCGAAACCGCCTTCAACAAAGCGAATACTAAATTTTTTAGCTGTTGCTTCTAACTGTGGGCGCACACGCTCAACATCACTTGGGTGTCCAATTAATAAAGCGGATTCACCAAACGTTGAAACAAAATAACCTAGATTTAGTAATTCATCTTCCCCTTGAACATATTTAGTTGGTAAAATTAGTGCTTTTCTCATCATTTATCTCCCTTTCTTGTTGACATCTTTATAATAAAACGTTTTCACTAATTAATCATTGGATTCTATTGTCACTTTCTTATACAATAGAATTGACTTATATTGCTAAATAGCATTAATTTGCTTTTTGTGAAATAAATATCAAAAAGAGGGTAAGGTGAAAATTAATGGGAATGACTTTTGAACTAAAAAAGGTGTTAGATTTAGAAAAGTGGGAAAAAGTTCAAGAATCAATTGCGATTGCTACTCAATTAGCCATTATTTTAGTAGATTACAAGGGGAAACCAGTCACACAGCATAGTCAAGTTCAACCTTTTTGTCAATTAGCTAGGCAAACACCAGAACTAGCAAAATTCTGTGAAAAATGTGATGCTCGAGGTGGCTTAGAAGCCGTACGAACTGGGCAACCTTTTATTTATCGTTGTCATTTTGACATTATTGATATGGCCATACCAATCATTTTAAACGGGGATTACGTTGGTGCCATTATGGCAGGTGAGATTCACTTAGAAGATGGACATGAACAGTTAGAACAAGTCTTAACACTTCCTGATAATAAAGTGCTACAAGATTTTAAACTAGCGCATCAAGATCTTTATCAACTTTACCCAAAATTATCATTGGATGATTTAAAAAAGAGTGCTAATATGCTCGAAAGAATCAGCGAATACATCGTATCAGAAGCTATAAAAAAAGACTATTTAGTTAACGCTTATAAGCATAGCCTTCATCTAAGTTCAACTAATGATATTAGCGATATGGACTCATTGCATACTGAGTCACTAGAATTTTTAAAGAAAGATATCGATGCAACACTACTAGATCAAAAATTAAAAACACAACGAGATAGCATCAAAGTCAGTAATCAGCAATTGCAACCAGCAATTGATTATCTCTATGTGAATAAATCAAAACTGGTCAGTTTAAATGATTTAGCGACTATCACACATCTCAGTCCTAGCTATCTAAGTCGTTTACTAAAAGAAGAACTAGGTGAATCTTTTCAAGTTGCTTATATTAAATTAAAACTTAGTTGGGCAAAAGAACTACTCGAAACAACGTCTCTTCCAGTCCAATCAATTAGCGATAGTTTAGGGTATATTGACACCAGTTATTTTGTTCGCTTATTCAAAAAACACTTAGGCGTGACACCATTAGCCTATCGTAAGCTACACAAAAAAAGCCTAACTACACGAATGTAGTTAGGCTTATATTCTTTAATAAGAATTATTTTACAGTGATTGAAGCGCCAACTTCTTCTAAAGAAGCTTTTAATGCTTCAGCTTCGTCTTTAGAAATACCTTCTTTTAATGCCGCAGGAGCGCCATCAACTAAAGCTTTAGCTTCTTTTAATCCTAAACCAGTTGCTTCACGAACTGCTTTGATTACTTTAACTTTTTGGTCGCCAGCAGCTGTTAATTCAACAGTAAATTCAGTTTGCTCAGCAGCAGCTTCAGCAGCTCCACCAGCAGCAGCTACAGGAGCAGCAGCAGATACACCAAATTCTTCTTCAATAGCTTTAACTAAGTCATTTAATTCTAAAATAGTTGATTCTTTTAAATCAGCAATAATTTGTTCAATATTTAATGCCATTATAGTTTCCTCCGTAAATAATCTTTAGATTATTGTTTATTTTTTTGTTTTAGGCAGCAATTAAGCTACTTCTTCTTCTTTTGCTTCTGCAACAGCATTGACAGCGTAAGCCACATTGCGTACAGGTGCTTGTAGTACAGATAGTAACATAGAAAGTAAACCTTCGCGGTTTGGTAATTTTGCCAAAGCGATAATTTCTTCGATTGAAGAAACGTCTCCTTCGATAACGCCACCTTTGATTTCTAATGCTTCTGCAGTTTTAGCAAAATCATTCATGATTTTAGCTGGTGCTACAACATCTTCGTTACTGAAAGCTACGGCAGTTGGTCCTACGAAAGATTCGTTTAAACCAGATAAACCAGCTTGTTCAGCAGCACGACGTAAGATACCATTTTTGATAACTTTCATCTCAACGTTTGCGTCACGCAATTGTTTACGTAATTCTGTTACTTGTTCTACTGTTAATCCACGGTAGTCAACGACTACTACAGATGCAGCTTCTTTAAACTTAGCAGCGATTACTTCAACTTCTTGCGCTTTTTTAGCGATTGATGCTTCACTCATTATATTTTCACCTCCTGAATTAATAGATGGTGAGATTTTTCAACAAAAAAAACCCCATGCCACCGTTGACATAGAGGGACTATTGATTTCATTCAATATGGTCCTCGGTAGGAAATTAAGACTTGCGTCACCTACTGTCTTCGGCTAGTTATTAAGATTAACCTAGGTAACTATACCATAGCTAGTTACCTAAGTCAAACTATTTTCAGTTAATTTTTAGAAAGAAAATTTATCTACTTTGACACCAGGTCCAAAAGTAGTCGTGATTGTTAAGTTAGTGATATATTGTCCTTTAGTTGCAGCTGGTTTAGCTTTAAGGATTACATCGTTAATTGTGCGGAAGTTTTCGATTAATTTATCATCTTCAAATGATACTTTACCGATTGGTACATGGATGTTACCTTGTTTGTCAACACGGTAAGTTACTTTACCTGCTTTTACATCTTCAACAGCTTTTGTTACATCCATAGTAACAGTTCCAGTTTTCGGGTTTGGCATTAAGCCTTTAGGTCCTAAAACACGTCCTAATTGACCAACTTGTGC containing:
- a CDS encoding glycerol dehydrogenase, translated to MRKALILPTKYVQGEDELLNLGYFVSTFGESALLIGHPSDVERVRPQLEATAKKFSIRFVEGGFGGEVTREETKRLQEVAKKEKTDCVIGLGGGKAIDASKVVAEGENLIVVPTIAAQDAPTSHSAVLYHADGSFDDYAYFKQSPSVVLVDTKVVAKAPTRFLVAGMGDALSTYFEARATHNSYSRVNASLPMGSREGLTPNASGTYAALEMAHLCWKYLQEDGLQAKIACDAGLVTEAFNKIIETNILLSGLGFESGGLAAAHAIHNGMTVLHGAHGALHGEKVAFATIAQLVLEDADKNELDAVLAFCASIGLPMTLADLGVESITYEEALAVAKIACIPEESIHSMPFPIVEEEVANAIIVADKLGHDYKNRNGLS
- the rplL gene encoding 50S ribosomal protein L7/L12; the protein is MALNIEQIIADLKESTILELNDLVKAIEEEFGVSAAAPVAAAGGAAEAAAEQTEFTVELTAAGDQKVKVIKAVREATGLGLKEAKALVDGAPAALKEGISKDEAEALKASLEEVGASITVK
- a CDS encoding PocR ligand-binding domain-containing protein, which translates into the protein MTFELKKVLDLEKWEKVQESIAIATQLAIILVDYKGKPVTQHSQVQPFCQLARQTPELAKFCEKCDARGGLEAVRTGQPFIYRCHFDIIDMAIPIILNGDYVGAIMAGEIHLEDGHEQLEQVLTLPDNKVLQDFKLAHQDLYQLYPKLSLDDLKKSANMLERISEYIVSEAIKKDYLVNAYKHSLHLSSTNDISDMDSLHTESLEFLKKDIDATLLDQKLKTQRDSIKVSNQQLQPAIDYLYVNKSKLVSLNDLATITHLSPSYLSRLLKEELGESFQVAYIKLKLSWAKELLETTSLPVQSISDSLGYIDTSYFVRLFKKHLGVTPLAYRKLHKKSLTTRM
- the rplJ gene encoding 50S ribosomal protein L10, with amino-acid sequence MSEASIAKKAQEVEVIAAKFKEAASVVVVDYRGLTVEQVTELRKQLRDANVEMKVIKNGILRRAAEQAGLSGLNESFVGPTAVAFSNEDVVAPAKIMNDFAKTAEALEIKGGVIEGDVSSIEEIIALAKLPNREGLLSMLLSVLQAPVRNVAYAVNAVAEAKEEEVA